From the Oncorhynchus nerka isolate Pitt River linkage group LG28, Oner_Uvic_2.0, whole genome shotgun sequence genome, one window contains:
- the LOC115112937 gene encoding zinc finger and SCAN domain-containing protein 2-like encodes MANSVAFHTQLASIMEVLANAAVAEICELVDNGYAVLHLEISQGQKENEALTRKLRMMELKVSRASAMRAGMGSSILAHSRFRTHVGMESRRTSSSEVHCRRGVDSQLVTSLFSDGKSPGDTGQTTTQRKPAALDEIKPKSPTIKEERREEAWDNHDQREKLSTGALNHSVDGGERHSNIVTEATQPISKQENASSCKWVSGETDNNENLSVNKRSQTPALEDGDGILDHAGFDCMMFEPPRQLGTLSTQGPGADLPECSYSHVDVVPLNSDSENSFPFSMNKVSRSITEHKQPVTYRDNRQRVPLPSDEPHMTVRKGMETGSNALVMTDGWISHDSHNNDAVNYNQDGTAGNRFICSFCGKTLACLKNLKTHLRVHTGEKPFSCMQCGKRFSDSSNLKRHQSVHTGERRYGCSHCGKRFAQSGHLKVHLSVHTGCKQFRCPQCEKTFISANHLKRHISVHDGEESILPTTFQ; translated from the exons ATGGCAAATTCCGTTGCCTTTCACACTCAGCTAGCCTCCATCATGGAGGTTTTAGCTAACGCGGCCGTGGCTGAAATCTGCGAGCTTGTTGACAATGGCTATGCGGTCCTGCATTTGGAGATATCTCAAGGGCAGAAGGAGAATGAAGCTTTGACGAGAAAACTACGGATGATGGAGCTGAAAGTGTCTCGTGCGAGTGCCATGAGAGCGGGAATGGGAAGCTCAATCCTCGCGCACAGTCGCTTTCGAACTCACGTTGGCATGGAATCGAGAAGGACATCAAGCA GCGAGGTACATTGTCGGAGAGGAGTTGATTCCCAGTTGGTCACCAGCCTGTTTAGTGACGGAAAGTCCCCAGGTGACACTGGACAGACTACCACACAGAGAAAG CCTGCTGCGTTGGATGAGATAAAGCCCAAATCACCTACCATCAAAGAGGAGAGGCGGGAAGAAGCCTGGGACAATCATGACCAACGAGAGAAATTGAGTACCG GAGCTTTAAATCACAGTGTTGATGGAGGAGAAAGGCATTCCAACATCGTCACAGAGGCCACACAACCAATCAGCAAACAGGAGAATGCCAGCTCTTGTAAATGGGTGAGTGGCGAAACCGACAACAATGAAAACCTGAGTGTGAACAAAAGATCTCAAACCCCAGCATTGGAAGATGGTGATGGAATACTTGACCATGCAGGCTTTGATTGTATGATGTTTGAGCCCCCCAGACAACTTGGGACCCTTAGCACCCAGGGTCCTGGGGCTGATCTTCCTGAGTGCTCTTACTCTCATGTGGATGTTGTACCTCTTAATTCTGATTCAGAGAATAGTTTTCCCTTTTCGATGAACAAGGTGAGTCGCTCCATAACTGAGCACAAACAACCTGTAACTTACAGAGACAATAGACAGAGGGTGCCGTTGCCCTCAGATGAGCCTCACATGACTGTGCGAAAAGGCATGGAGACTGGATCCAATGCCTTGGTAATGACTGATGGTTGGATCTCCCATGACAGTCATAATAACGATGCTGTGAATTACAACCAAGACGGCACAGCAGGTAACCGGTTCATTTGTAGTTTCTGTGGTAAGACTTTGGCGTGTCTGAAGAACCTCAAGACACACCTTAGGGTTCACACCGGGGAGAAGCCGTTCAGCTGCATGCAGTGCGGGAAGCGCTTCTCCGACTCCAGCAACCTCAAGCGACACCAGAGCGTACACACGGGGGAGAGACGCTACGGCTGCAGCCACTGCGGCAAGCGCTTCGCCCAGTCGGGGCACCTCAAAGTGCACCTTAGCGTACACACAGGATGCAAGCAGTTCCGATGCCCACAGTGTGAAAAGACTTTCATATCGGCCAATCACCTCAAGAGACACATCAGTGTCCACGATGGAGAAGAAAGTATTTTACCAACCACTTTTCAGTGA